TTAAGTTATCTCATTATTTTTTGAATAATCTACTATTCGCATAGGTTTATGAGTTGGGCTGCTTAGATATTGTAATGAAGCAGGATCAAACCAGAAGCCAAATTTGCCCTCCCAGTCGCCATTGCGTTGTTTGTCACAACGCCACAAGCAATCTGAAGCATCGATAGTTTTCAGCTCATCTCCAGTTAAATTTGTGCCAGTTGCTTGTTTCTGAACCAACTCCTCCTTTTTCTTATTACGCCAAATACTAAAACAGTTATCAGCTAAATCACTGATTGCGCCCGTGCCTTTATTATCAAGCTTACCGGGTGGTAGTGATTCATCAGCTCCCTTACGTGGATGAACAACAATATGGATATGACAGTCATGCTGATTCTTAAAATCACATAGTTGCTCCATAAGTGCTTTTTGGGCTTTAAGATCATCTTCAGCAATATCAAGCTTCATCAACGAATCAATGACAAACACGTCAATACCATAACGTTGGCGAGCATAGAGAAAAACCTCCAACAAGCGTTTAGATTTTGCAGTGCCGACCAAATCGAATAACCAAAGTTTATTCTCATACCACTTATGAATGGCGCGGATATATTCATGGGAAGGCTCTGCTCGAGCTCCTGCTTGCCTAGTTAGCCGCATTAACAATCTTTTTGGTTTCAATTCAAGGCTTGCAATACATACACGTGCACCTTGTTTCATGGCATGGAGAATGATTTGACCGAGGAACTGACTTTTTCCATGACCATTTATTCCTGTCCAAACTGAAAGCTCATCTGGACGAAAAAGAATTTTACCATGTGTCTTCTGCCATGGTGTGTCATACCCAAGATGTACACCGGGTGTAGGATAAAATTCTTCAATAACTTGATCAACAAAGTGATGAGCCGATTTTAATTCACTTGGATCAAGTGTCTGTGACTCAATAAAGCATAACCTTATAGTTTCTTCTGCAAGATTCGCTTTCAAACATTCATTGGCATCTTTCATAGGCAATTTTACAATACGACAACGATGACGACCTAAACGCTCAACTAACTCTCGACTGGCAGTTTGTCCTTGTTCGTCATCATCTAAACATAAGTAAATTTCATCAAAAATAGCCAGCCTCTCAAACTCATATTCAAGCCATTGGTGCTTTTTGCCATTACCTCCTCCGAATGGAACAGATAATGCAGGGAACCCATACTGGTATAATGTCATGGCATCAATTTCACCCTCACATAGCGTCACTGTACGCGTATTTGCGGGGATTAAATGCCATCCAAACAAGCAGGGTTCACAATTGGGCTCAACAGCAATTTGTTTTTTGTTATCATGTCGGTCTAAACCAATGTATTTTGCAAAGATCAGCTCACCGTCACGCAAATAAGGGAAAATAATTTGGCGACCTCGCTCAGCTATTTTATAAGCGGTGATTGTCTCCGAGGTCAATTTTCTTTCATCGATCAAATAGCGCATAACTGGCGATGATAACTGTAGCTCGGTAATAACTTCAAGTGTGGGTCTAACGAAGTGTGAGGGCTTGTAAGCCTCAAATTTAGGGAAATCCATACCGAGGTGGTGGGCGGCTTCTCTAATTGCTTCAGACAGTGTTAAATTGCGCGTTGTCGACCAAAGATCTAATAAATCACCGCTATCACCATTTGCAAAATCAGACCATATACCGGCTTTTTCCCCGATGAGATGAACGCCCAGTGATCTTCCAGCTTCACCGCTGACACTACCAACCCGCCATTCATGCCCTGCTTTGCAACCATTGGGTAACAAGTAGCGGGCAATATCTTCAGCGCGCTGAGATAATTGCCGTGATACATTTTTTGCCATCATCATATTAAAT
The sequence above is drawn from the Legionella antarctica genome and encodes:
- a CDS encoding bifunctional DNA primase/helicase; the protein is MMMAKNVSRQLSQRAEDIARYLLPNGCKAGHEWRVGSVSGEAGRSLGVHLIGEKAGIWSDFANGDSGDLLDLWSTTRNLTLSEAIREAAHHLGMDFPKFEAYKPSHFVRPTLEVITELQLSSPVMRYLIDERKLTSETITAYKIAERGRQIIFPYLRDGELIFAKYIGLDRHDNKKQIAVEPNCEPCLFGWHLIPANTRTVTLCEGEIDAMTLYQYGFPALSVPFGGGNGKKHQWLEYEFERLAIFDEIYLCLDDDEQGQTASRELVERLGRHRCRIVKLPMKDANECLKANLAEETIRLCFIESQTLDPSELKSAHHFVDQVIEEFYPTPGVHLGYDTPWQKTHGKILFRPDELSVWTGINGHGKSQFLGQIILHAMKQGARVCIASLELKPKRLLMRLTRQAGARAEPSHEYIRAIHKWYENKLWLFDLVGTAKSKRLLEVFLYARQRYGIDVFVIDSLMKLDIAEDDLKAQKALMEQLCDFKNQHDCHIHIVVHPRKGADESLPPGKLDNKGTGAISDLADNCFSIWRNKKKEELVQKQATGTNLTGDELKTIDASDCLWRCDKQRNGDWEGKFGFWFDPASLQYLSSPTHKPMRIVDYSKNNEIT